The Phaseolus vulgaris cultivar G19833 chromosome 10, P. vulgaris v2.0, whole genome shotgun sequence DNA window ACTAAAAGTGCAACTGAGGACTCAATTGAGTAGTAGTTGAGAGCCTCTTGAACCTGGCCTTTGTTACGGATATCAATGTCCCTTGATTGTACCAATGCAGAATGGAGGAACACATTATGTGGGGTTATCACACACCCCACAATTTCCACAGCCTGACGAAGAGTTTTTGAACTAAGTCTTGGGATTAAAAGACCTGCAAGAAGCATCAATATTGaaagaaatatgaaaattaGTAGAAACATCTTGGACATTGGAAATAAGAATGAAATATAATCATTAAACAGACACTAATAATACTAGTATATTTTTACATCATAAAATCAAATGAATGTGCTCAAACTAAGCCATTTGATAAATTTCTACCCATCAATAGTTCTTCTTCACTGGGTTTTGTATCCAAGAACATCCACGCAAAAGAAAGGCCCATAGTTCCAATGAAAACTGCGAAAACACCTTCCAACTTCCTCACTCCATAGTTCTCCAGAAATAGAAAGAAGAAACTGTTCAACCAGCACACAAAAATGCAGAATTttaaacagtgaaacacaacatttatttatctttttatatcATTAAATTAAACATAGTAAACTGATCTTTTCTTATCCATGATAATTCAAATTGAATGACTTATAAGGACAAGAACTTGATCAAGTTCTCTatatttttgctatcaaattctTAAATTAAGTAATGACATGTGGATTTATTTCTTCAAATTAAACAAACTTCTTCACCAAGAAGAATGAGCCTCAGCACAATTTTAAGGTTGCTACCTAGTGACATTTAGGTTTTAGTTCAATGTTTGAAAACAGCTTCTCCATTTTGAAGGTAAAACTGCATACAACTACCCTCTCCAAATCTACCAGATGGGAGTGCCTTGTGCACAAGACCACCTCTTGATAAACTCCATTAAGAATATGTTGTGGAATTTTCCGAAAGAACTCTGATGTTATTGTATGATTTGAGAACTTAAACAGACAGGATAAGAATACAAAAAGCTTGACAAAAGTCTTACAAAAGAATGGTTTAAGTAACTCTTAATACATCATCTCATTACAATCTTTTTGTTTTCCTTGTATAGCAACTGCCGAATTTGTTTTACATTTTCCAAACATTTAGTGCATGCTGAGATAACCTTACACCCTTTTTAAAAGTACTTTCagaataaaagtaataaaaagaaTCATTTTTCATAAGTATGTTTAGAATGGTTATCAAACAAGCCTTGATATATATGATATTACTCAATTTAATAAGCTTACCAATCCGTGGCTGTGATAACCACACCAGCCCAAATGGGGATAAGCCCATGGCTAAGAATCTTGAAAGCAATGGCACTGCCAATAACCTCTTGAATATCAGCAGCAATGAGAGCCAGTTCAGCCAAGATCCACAGCACCAACCTGGCCCAATTGGAGTACTCCTCCCTGCACAGCTCCGCCAGGTGCCGCCCGGTCGCCACCCCGAGCCTCGCCGACAGAAGCTGTATCACCAACCCCATGATGGTGGACCACATCAACAACCAAAGCAGGGAGTACCCTGCAATTGCACCAGCTTGAAGGTCCCCTTCAAGGTTCCCCGGGTCCAAAAACGCCACGCTCATCAACAACCCTGGCCCCGTGAACAGCCACAGCTTCCTCCACGAAAACGGCGGCACCGCCGTGGACCCTCCGCCTCCGGAAGACTCCAAGTCAAATATCTGCACCTTGTCCTTGGCTGCATACACCGtgtctttctcttcttcttcttcttctttgtaaGCATGTTCCCAGTTTGAGGGTGTTACATGGGGTGAGGACAACGGTATTGACTCGCATTCTGCTTGTAGCAAAtggttttcttcttcttccttctcttcttcTAGGTTCTTGTGGTTGCCTTGTTGCTGAGGTTGTGACTGAGAGCTCATGTTGCATGCAGTTATGGGATAACGATATCTTTTGTGATCGTTGTTGGGGTTGATATATTTTCCTGTTTATCTCCTTTTGGGAGAAGAATATGGCAAAAATTTAGTGCAATAATATCTATGGCTGCGCAATCAACAATTGAGACCGCATGCTATTTTTGCAGAGTTTTCTTCGTGATGCTACGCTATTTTTGTAACCAAACTGCTATATTCTGGAGATACAAAATCAGATATTTGATTCGCCATTTTGAGAGCCTCACGAGTAGCAAAAGTTGGAGAATGAAAGCAGATACAGTGCTGATTGCTGATAAATAGTGTTACAAGCTGAATTAACACAACCCAACCCACTATAAGTATAACTTTCTTGCTCtttatatttgattattttgaagGTTTTGTTTTCCAGTTGAGAAGATTTGTTCCACACCGAAAAAACTCCAAAACTCATCATCTGCTACTTCAGATAAACAAAGTAACCTGAGACCTTAACCACTCGCAAGTTGAAATGTTAATTTGGTTAGTTTAGTTTGACACTGGATGTTGATGATGAGGTTTAAAGATTTTGCAGGATCACATTAGAATATagaaaaaatagtatttataatattattttattcatatttaaattttctaaattatgtttaaaaagtatatttggccatcaaattttaaatttttgtaaattctgtcatacaatttttaattttaaatttttgtaaattctgtcatacaatttttaattttacaaattttactatctcaatcttaaaattttacaaattcTCATTAGGTTGTTTTTACCACTATTCaaatatacaaatattaaaaatataagctagaaaatatttttaaacataaatatagTTAAGAAAATCAATAtgataaattaaacaaaatggTTTAACATACAATATTTTCACTTATTTTGTTGGCATATCATTACACTTTGACTTCcactttatttattattcacaTCTTAACAtccaattgaaaaataaaaaaagataaattgtgtatagttttaaattataaaattagtaaaattGAAAGTTCAATATGTAGTGCATACTCGGTAAAAATCTCACATAAGTTACTTTAACATACATTATATAGTAATTTgataatcaaataaatatatatatatataattataaaaataaagtaacaacaattacacatgaaaatataattattaaaaaaataaaattatggagactagataattttataataaaattatgtagactagataaaaataaaattaatatataggtaaattatatttattgatatatttttatgttatacACGTGTATTATTATGTGTATTATTATGTAGCGCATAATAAAGAACAtagatatttattatttcttttttaattcttaacagtaaattaatattagtttttCTTAGTTTTAGAATTGTCCATGATtggagactaaacttaatgtatTCTTGGTAATTAGTTTTTAACTTAGACTGAGAGAATTCTTGGTGTTTAGTTAATACTCAGAAAATTTGTTTCTAAGTTCTAGAAATTACCCAAACCAATATAAGCTCGAGTTTGCTTTCAAGTAATTTATTCTAAGGTGTCATTTggcaattttattaaaatatttttgcttCCAAAAAATAATTGTCTCTTAGCATTACATAAACAGACTAAGTATTCAAAACTACACAATACCCATTAGATTTTAGAGCACGTACTTATTTATACCCATTATATTTTAGAACACGTACTTATATTTGAAGTGATTATACTCTATTAGTCAAAATCAAAGTTTCAACCACATTATacaaatacaaagaaattgTTTAACAACAATTTATTTGAAGTCAAAAATAAATTTCTGAACTTAATGCATGGCCTTGCTGACTTGGGGGAAAAGCAAATCAAACTCTCTTTCTCCTTTTTCTCTGTCAACCACAAAATGACTCCGACAGACATGGGACTGAGATCAACCTCGTTTTGATTGATTACCAAATCAAAATGAAGTAAGAAAAAGTTACAGAAAGCCTAAGTGAGTTTGTTAAAAAAAAGAGAACACATGCAAGTTGCTGAGAGTGAAGAAACTACTCAGAAGAAAATTCAGGTCAGATTCTTGCGTTGTGAAATCTCAGTAATAGGAAATATTAATAACTGCATAAATTCCACCATATTCTATCAAGAAGACACCTACATTATAATCCTTGAGCATAAAAcggaatgttaaaaaaaaattagaacttAAAACTGAATCCTGGTACCATATCATTAGACTTCAGGCTGCCAAAATTTCAACTCATAATACAGTATATATACAAAGCAATAATCAACCTTTTCATACAGCTGATCATCATACCCTTATTAGACCCTATCACAGGTTCACTTTTCACACAGTACAAAATCTCAATTGAAACATAAAATTACAAAACTTTAGAAGGTATTTCATTTGGAGGAttcattaattaattgattaGCATTAGAAATTCAAATGATATAATCTGACCACTCAGAGATAAAGGAAGTATGGTCCATGGACTCCCCAGGCACATCCTCATGCTTAGAAGGTGTCTCCTTCCCACCAACCAACCTGGCTGGGTTGCCAACTGCAGTGGTCTGTGGCGGCACGTCAATCAAAACCACCGAGCCAGCACCAACCTTTGCACCTTCCCCAATCTTAATATTTCCCAGAATTGTAGCACCAGCACCAATAAGCACCCCGTCCCCAATCTTGGGATGCCTGTCACCACCAACCTTGCCAGTCCCGCCCAGCGTAACATGGTGCAGAATCGACACATTGTTCCCAATCACCGCTGTCTCCCCCACCACCATCCCAGTGGCATGATCAAACAAAATCCCCTTCCCAATCCTCGCCGCCGGGTGAATATCCACCGCAAACACATCAGCAATCCGAGAGTGCAGAGCCAATGCCAACGGCCGCCGCGACTGCCGCCACAAAAGGTGTGCCACACGGTGCGCCTGCAAATCCCAATCACAAACAATTAACCCAATATTCAATAACTAGCCAGAGTAAATAATCCATGCACTATTAGTTACTCTGTCCTCCAATTTGTAAATTGTCACCCCAGAAATTGTCATTGACATGTTGACAATCAGAAATGGTAATGAATTGTAAACCCAGCAATCATCATGTCAGATAAATTTGTTAACTTCATAATAATTACTTTAGAAATCATGACATACTCATCACAACTTATGATTGCTCAACAACAGtataatcaaaacaaaaaaccgTAAACTATCAACTAATCAAATTGTAAATTATCAAAccagaaattattattttcgaTAAGTTTATTAGCATTAACACTAACTTTCTGAGTGAATAATGATGTGCATGGAAATTAAACTGAATTAGATAAAACCTAGAACTGAAGCATTCAGAACCCTAGAATTAAGGGGGATAAGGAATTAGACCTGGCAGGCGAGGAAGCCTTTGTAATTGAGGAGACAGTGAGAGTACGAGACGCAGGCAGGGTCGCGTTCGCGGGCGGCGCGGAGGTCGGCGACGGCTGCTGAGCGGAGGGAGGGATCGGAGGAGAATGCGTTGAGGAAGAGGTCGTAGAGGAGAGTGGAGAGTAGCGTAGAAGAACAGAGCTTGTTCCCGAGGTGGAACGAGAGAGAACGCTCGAGCGAGGAGTGCGAGAGGATCGTCGAGTAGAGGTAGCTCGCCAGCGCCGGCTCCGACTCGGCGTCGCGGCGAGCCTCCGCCTTGATCTGCGCCCATACCCAGCCCTCGTCGTCGGTCGCAACGGCGGCGTGAGCCGCCGTTAGTCCCGTGGGCATTGTTTGATGATTTGTTGCGATGATGGTGTTGCGTTGGAATTTGTGCGGTTGAGAAAGTGGTGAAAAAAGTGTGGTACAGTAAGAAACAAGTTGATTCTACAAGAAGTGACAAGAAACACACACGCTATTCACGAATCACCGCATTTTCAAACCATTCATATTCATTTGTTCCTTCGCTTGATGTTCCAATGCAATGTCacctaaattatatatatacatatatatgacgtattaaataagaaaatatttttataaatattaatgatcaaagttttaataatacagaaaaagaaaacaaaggtAATCATTATTGACAATATATGTTATACTAACTTTAGTCAAtgaattttcataaaaaaaaaagttagttaTTAGCAAAATCAATAAATCTTCATGTAATAGTGTAAAGGATTGTTGCTTCAAGTTTTCATAATTATTCCTTCAGAAATCAGGatgttaagaaaattattaaacatgatttattttttaaatctaaatttttatttcttttcttgtatTGAAGAGTGAGAATCTATTGTTGTGggatgaaaattattttttaaaatagtcttttactttcattttgtttttacaAGAGGACCCATTTTGTTTTTACAAGAGGGGTCCTATGTAACTTTCGTCTTCTCGTCATCGCGACTTTTGTGTTTGACGTCTCTCCATCTTACAAGTTCTTCTCCAAGAACGGTGAGGTGAGGTACCTGCGAAGGCGTTCTGATGCTCAAGTCAGCTTGGGTATAATTTGTAAGTGTGTTAGAGATCAGAAAACTACCTTTGGTATTGGGTTATGATATTTATAACCTTGTGTTGGGTTTCAGTTGTTATGGGTCTTCTTTTGGGCTCAGACGAAAGTCCATTTGTACCTTAATCATGATTTATAATTAAACTGACTTAATTATGATTAAACGCAGTTTATCATCTATTTACACGTTCGTTCGGTCTTATCGACTATTCGACCTTTCAACCTCCTGGTAGtacacattttattttattttattttttaaaataaagatgaatGTATTCAAATAATAGTAAATATTGAGTAAGAACATTTAATAGAAATAATATTCGTAATGATAATATTAGCAgacattatttataaatatagaaTTTACACAGTTTGGCACAAGAGTCCTCCTCCAAACATTAAAaagaaacaatattttttacttttgcaTTCATATTCAGTACCTGTGTGGTTGCAATGAGGAGCGGTGCTATCAATGAATCTGGTTGTGATAATGAGCATGGTACCTCTACATTTAACGTTTACCTCTTTATATAACTCAGATTCCTTCCTCTATAAAAAAAACCCTATTCTTCTTAGTCAAGTAAAATTATAGAAGACAACCTCATTTTTAAAAGTGACTAAGAATTGTTAATATTACATTATCATGACTTTTTTAGGTTTATACGAACTCAACATATAATCTCAACCCAACCATATACAGTATAATAAATCTCTTTCTTTACATATTTATATGttcaaaacaaaaatcttttattaaattgaaataatgATATATTAATTAGCATTccatttaattaaaacaatagagGTGAAAAAACGTGAGATTATAAATAGTAGAATTAACTATTTCAACAAACAATATTAGACATCTATTCATTGCACTTCATTTAACCATACATCTAATATACTtcctttgttatttttttatatgtctTTGTTATAGTTTTGCAGCTTCTTATTTTACTCATTTCTCTCTATCTAACAcagtaaataaatatatgtataaattatggATAATGAGATGTGGAAAAATATGTATTACAATTATAAAAGAAAGGGATAATATGGTCTTTTTAAACTTAAGGGTGCATGGAGAAATTATAGCGACAGGAAGAAAGAGCCCTCACATTTGTCGACGTTCTCGGGCTTTCTAAGATTTATGATCCAGTAGATAAACCAGTCAAACAAGCGTGTAACTCCAAATTTtcggctgcttcttcctgcaccccatagGTTCTTGCAGCACCTCATAAATTTTGTAATTCCAAAAATACTCCTAGAGATTTAGGATTAgcttctagattatgtaatctaaaatgtgttttttaaaaatgtattttgaattacataatctataAGCTAATTACGGATCAGAAAAGACttattatgaattatgtaattcaaaattattttttaaaaatcatattcCATACACAAGCAGAGTAAATACatctaaaaaactaaaaattttcATCACGCAACCCCAAACACACTATAAAATGCTCTCAAATTTTGTATATAACCACCAAAAAAAACCTTCAACCGGTAAAAAATCACGTTCTGGAGGTGCTTAAGGTGCTGGGGTGGATGCAGTATTTGGGATACACCGTGAGAGAAATTAGAAGAACGGGTAGGGTGAAAACCTAGGTGgaattttagaatttatttattttttaactgaagaacaaaaatgaaattGCATAATTACTATGGGCTGTTGTAAGAACctatggggtgcaggaagtagTTATCCTATTTTCCTCTTGCACAtactttcaaaaatattaaaagacaaTTTCTTCCTGTATCTCCATTCTTTCTTCGTGCACCTCCATAGAACACGTATAATGACAATTTTGCCCTTCTTATTTTTTGTATTGACacccatcttttttttttttttttttatttgatatgtactttcaaaacacaattttgtattctaaattttagAGTTTGAAATTTTCAAATCTAGAAAATATCTTTCAAACTATAAAATTCGGAATACAAATTCTAAACTTTAGAGTTTAGAGTTCATAATGTATTTTTACCTTTCAAactctaaaatttgaaaatgcaAAATTGTATTCCAAATTTTAGAATTCAATATGCATTTTCgaatccaaaaaatatttttcaaattcagaaTTTGAGCTTGGAAGGTCTATGaattatacaattaaaaaataaaaaaagaaatctaGAAACTACGAAGGTGGAGGAAGATGCCTTCTCAATTACCTccattttattgatatttttttaattctagaaTGTGTAATCTGGAGACTTCTCATATTACAGAATCTAAAAGTTAATATTTGTAAGTTTTTTGCAcaatccaaaataaataaataaaattatattttgaattatataatctaaaactTAAATTTTGTATTCTGATATGTCCATtccaaaatacaaatatttcagaatgcaaaattttgtattttaaattgtacaaaTGTGAAGTTTTCTAAAACCAATAAAAAGggtaattttaatatttttcaaagtaTGGGTGTAGAAAGAAATTGACAAAGGAAGAAACGCATGGGAAGCAAATAGTGTATACTAAGAAGCGTTTTCAGTTGGCTATCCTCGAGGAAACTTACCATTGATGCTAATTTGGAGGGGGGGTGCGAAATGGAGAGACATGGAATGGTGAAAAATGTAGTGAAATAAAAGTTAAAGAGGGTTGAAAGCCTGAGAAATTTATGATAACAGAATGAATTCAATAAGTAAAAAAAGATTGAATATGGAGAATGAATTAGATCCTAAGACTAAGTTACCATTCTACCAAATTGGCATACATGCAATGAGGATAAAATTCTATACATACCAAATCTTGTTAATAACTAGGTCAATTGTTATTTCATTATAACCTTTTCCCCTCTTTCCCTTCATAACTTTACTTCACCTtgtacaaaatattataaaagacTAAATTGAAAAGTTCAATATATTCCAAAAATCTCTTTATAAagaaataatcaaaatataatagAGTCAAAACACAAGTTTACTTTATCAGAAACTCAGCTCAAGCTGGAAAACCATTTTCCTTTTTCCCAAACAAGGTCAAAACTTCAAATGTTTACCTTGGGAAAAAAGATGGAAAAAGTGATGAACTTGAACTGCACTAAGTATTCCTTTATGCTTTCTATGGATAAAAGGAAATTACAAAATCTCCCCTTTATTCGGAATCAGAATCTGGATCTCCATCCACAATATCAGGAAAACCATCTTCATCTGCCAGTGGATTGCCATGATCCAATTTAAAAGCAAAATCCTGAAAAATATTAGAGTCTGAGGTTGTTTGCCATAAGCTATTACTCTGAGAAGCAAATGCAAAGTCTTCGTTAACAGAGTTTCCTTGGTCTGATTCCATATGACTGGCTTCATTATGAGGAACAGTGCTCCCTGAAAGAATCTTCTCAGACACTACATCATCAAATGTACCATTGTGAGCTTCAACCAATGGGATGTTTGTGGTGCATGATCCAGGTTCCTGAAATTGCACCACGGATTCTCCAGGTTGATCTAACTTCAAATTGGTTTCATCCTCAACAGTTTTCATTTCAACATCTGCAGCAGGGGTGGCAGCCTCAGAATCCATCTGGGTCCTCTCCTTGTCAGAAGATACATGCACAGGAAGCACTATAGGATCATTATCTCTGCAAGCTTCAGAAGGCTTTTGGTTGTTTTCTGCATCTTTACCCATTGACACATCATCTTCTTTGCCAGTTTCAAGCCATCTAGCACAAAGATCATCATCGGAGTCAGGAGGATCTTGCGGTAAACCAAATGGGGTACTGTTGCTTCGGCCAGAATATTCATGTTGGAGACTACCATGGGCTTCACCCGATGAATTGTTAACAGCATAGGCGTAATCTACCAATGGAAGTGCCCTAGGATGTATCAGCACTTCCAAGGTTAACAGAGCATGGGCACAGAACTCAGCTAGCTTTGGCACAGCAGTTTGTTGCTTCCCTGCAAACAAGGATTCCCATGTTGTTTCAGGAAACGGGAAGcaggattaaaataaaatttcatgaaATTGTAGGTACAAGGAACACAaatgctgtttttattttatcattctatattcaataataaaacCAAATAAACGGaaagtatatatttatatcaacAAGAATTTATATTATCTAAAACCCAGGATATTACAAATACACCTTAGATATCATGTACAATACAACATCCTCCCTATTACTAAATCCTTTCAtacacatacatacatacatacatacatatatatatatatatatatatatatatatatatatatacacacaaatGAAAATCTAACAGTATAATAGTCAAATTTGAACATACATTCATGGATGCTGTGTAACCTTCCCTACACTTCTCATTATCAAACACTACTTCATTCTACTACACCCTATCCATTTTTCCATAtcacataataaaaatttgaatcCACTCCTGCTCTGACACCAGAAACTTTAATGTCCTAATTCAAATCCAATACTTTTGAAAACTGGACCACCTTTAAGGTCATGGTGATTTGCTGTTAATAATTTGGATTTGATTTGCCTACCTGTTTCCCTATACAAAACATACCATGCTAAGGATTTTCTCAAGCAACTCAGAAATCTTCTCTCCCATTTTGTCCACAAAAAAAAGGCATAAATTGAAATATGCAAATCAAGATCTAATTATTAACAGCAAACACGACATACTTTCCAACAGTATCACCAACTATGCAAGTTATAAGATCCTAAGCATCTTGCAACAATAATCACAAGATTTTACgtaattaaaagaattatcaATAATCCCAGCAACAACAATCATCAAAATCTCTTATTTAGACACATAAAGCCCAACATTAAACCTGCTAAAATACCAATACTTGATaccaaaataaataagaataaaacaaattcaaattgatatatgtatatatagaaGTACCTCTACGGAAAAGTTCAAGACCCTGAGAAAAATATGGAGGTCTTTCTCGAATAAATGAAAGAAAGGATGCTTGTAAAGTCCGCAATGCAGCAAGCTGCAAATCTGTGACAGTGGCAGCAGGTTCTTCAGAAACTGTTCCTTCCTTAAAAGAATCCGTTGCAATGACTATCAAAAGGCTATCAAGTTTTGATCTCCATGGTGCAGATTTTAAAGCTCCAGCctgttaaaaattataaaaaaaatcatacagaTCTCTTGAAATTGAGAAGAAAATAGAGATCTCAAGGGTCACTTTCATTTCCCCTTTAACTTGAGAAGACAATTTCAGGGATGATTTTTAGGTGAAAAATTCATCCCAAGGGAGACACCAAACGTATTCCACAGGTACAAAACAAAAACTGTAAGTAAGCACTACAATATTTTACTCCATTTAAAATAGAACACCTTTTCCTCATTTTCGATTTTTGGCATGTTAATTTGTTTAACATGTGTAAAAAACTAGATAAAGGTAGTCTTAGAAATTACATAACAATGGCATATTGTGAATTGCACCAGTTTGAGTCTAACAATATTGAATACCTTAAATTACTTTCTGAGTGATATGATAACTTTTAGCTTCTCTTTGTTATTCTGCTTATAGCTGTTTAAAAGGGTCACTATCTCGGATATGCAGTTTATAGGGCAGGTTCACTGTACATTTAGCTGCTTTTCATGCCCTCTACCATGTGCAGTTGCTAGGCAGGGAAGTAATGAGACGGTTTGGAAATGTATTATAggaagaaatttaaaaataaaagtagttAATAGTTAGTTGTTACAGGGGATTGAATTAGACCCAAGGCCTAAGTTCTAGGAAGTTTCTTGTTTGAAGGATATCTTGTCCTCATCTAACTTGTAGTTCCCCTATTTTCCCTCTAAGaaattcctttttatttttttatcaaaaaatttaaaaaaaaacagctgACTGTTTGGACAGATAAAAGTGTATCATcttataaaaacaacattccAAACCATGGCCCACCAACATAGCAGTGTCCCAATCTGTCCTCCCAGAGAGAATATGATGAGTTGATTGATAtcattacaaatttattaaagAGGTTGTGAAAATCGACACTTTGCATAAGAACATACGCAAGCACTTGCAATTATAAACATTGAGTTCTGTGAGAATATTAGGATGCCACTGTGTTGGGATTCTTATTATATTTGGAGTAACTGTGATGGGCTCATACTAGGTATATTACCTAAAATATCTGTGCAAATAACAGGAGTGACAGGCCATCTTTTGCATCACAGTTATACAGTCACATTACTTAAAATATGGTTTTTATCCTTTTCCATCTAGCCATTGAAGGTAGGGAAAGGTTAATGAAGAAACAAACACCtttagttattttataataaagttACTCAGACAGATTCATACCACAGTAAGAAGAGCCTCTAATGTCTCGAGTGCAGCTATTCTCAGAGAAATTGGAGTCAATGGACGATTCTTGGGAACTTCCACGCCTGAACCACCTCCTTCATCGTGCTCCTGAAGGGATCCCGTTGCACTGCTGTGCTTCCTTTTTCTATGACTGGGCGGTTGCTGTGCTCCAGCAGAGGCATTTGAATTTGAACCATTTAATATGCCACCATCCATATGCTCAGTACTATTTAAATCAGTAAAAGCATTGTTGACAACTTCCTGTGCAAGGTATAAAGCCATTCCTGCTCAAGATGACTAATTAGTAAAGGCCAGTA harbors:
- the LOC137818988 gene encoding metal transporter Nramp3.2-like, whose amino-acid sequence is MSSQSQPQQQGNHKNLEEEKEEEENHLLQAECESIPLSSPHVTPSNWEHAYKEEEEEEKDTVYAAKDKVQIFDLESSGGGGSTAVPPFSWRKLWLFTGPGLLMSVAFLDPGNLEGDLQAGAIAGYSLLWLLMWSTIMGLVIQLLSARLGVATGRHLAELCREEYSNWARLVLWILAELALIAADIQEVIGSAIAFKILSHGLIPIWAGVVITATDCFFFLFLENYGVRKLEGVFAVFIGTMGLSFAWMFLDTKPSEEELLMGLLIPRLSSKTLRQAVEIVGCVITPHNVFLHSALVQSRDIDIRNKGQVQEALNYYSIESSVALLVTLVINLCVITVFARVFYGTEQANGIGLVNAGQYLEERYGGGLFPILYIWGIGLLAAGQSSTITGTYAGQFITEGFLKLNIKKWLRALITRSCAIVPTMICAIAFNTSESSLDTLNEWLNVVQAIQIPFALIPLLTLVSKEEVMGSFRIGPMVEKVAWSVAVLVILVYGYMLLDFFMDEVDGVLFGFLVFLGALAWISFIIYLVQHSGAIPSIMVRSPNSRGFFSLSGN
- the LOC137818515 gene encoding serine acetyltransferase 5-like — its product is MPTGLTAAHAAVATDDEGWVWAQIKAEARRDAESEPALASYLYSTILSHSSLERSLSFHLGNKLCSSTLLSTLLYDLFLNAFSSDPSLRSAAVADLRAARERDPACVSYSHCLLNYKGFLACQAHRVAHLLWRQSRRPLALALHSRIADVFAVDIHPAARIGKGILFDHATGMVVGETAVIGNNVSILHHVTLGGTGKVGGDRHPKIGDGVLIGAGATILGNIKIGEGAKVGAGSVVLIDVPPQTTAVGNPARLVGGKETPSKHEDVPGESMDHTSFISEWSDYII